Below is a window of Jonesiaceae bacterium BS-20 DNA.
AATAGTCATGGCAAAACCGGATTGAATCCAGATCATCACGACCATCAAGAACATGTTGTTCCACGGACCATTGAGTAAGAACTGCTGCGGTTCTAACCCCATCCAAATGAGGACCTGATTCAGCAAACCAATTTGCGCAGGCTGCTTATCTGCCGGCACCCCTTCGATGATTGCCCGGTACTCATACATGAACTTCCAAATGATTCCCGCGCCCACCATGGAAATAGACATGGGCAGGAACATCAGGGTTTTAGCAAATTTCTCAATTCTGCTTTTATCAACCAAGACCGCATATGTCAGCCCAACACCGGTGGAAACAAGCGGGACAAACAGGGTCCATGCAATCGTATTGAATAACACTTGCTGAAATTCACCCTGTGTAAACGCGGTGGCGTAGTTCTCCATGCCAACAAACTTGGAGCCGTCCCCGTTATAGAACGAGGCCTTTACCGTACTCAGTGCAGGGTAAACAAGCCCAAAAGCTAGGCCTAGAAGGGCGGGACCTAGAAAGGCAGCCACTAGAACCCAGCGTGGTGCCCGCGGGAGTTTCTCAACAAATAACAGCACCGCCCCCATCACCAGAACAAACAAAGCGATAGCGGCGAACATGACCAGGAATTTTTCACTCGTGGTGTTGGCATTCAGGAGCCAATCCATGCTGACCTCCTTAGAACCGATTGCAAGCCGGAAGTACCTACACAACTGAGCGGATGGGAGCCCGTGGGCTCCCATCCGTTTGTTAGATCACCTCATCACTCAGAGGCAATCAATCATCAGTTGCTTGGCCACGCGGCTTGAATCGCATCAAGTACAGCTTGGTCAGGTTTGCCTTCCGCAATCCACGCGGTCATCTCGGACCAAAACGCTCCCGCTCCAACGGCCGCTGGCATGAGGTCGGAGCCATCGAACCGGAACTCTTGGGTGGTATCACCCAGCAACTCCGCTGACAGCTTGTCAATTGGAGAAACAAGGTTATTTACATCAAGTCCGGAGTTAGCCGAGACCCAGCCACCACTTGGTGTGGCCTTCGCCTTAGCGTTATTCCATTCAGGGCTGGCTAGGTAAGCCTGGAATGCCGCCACCTCTGGCCGGTCGCTGAATGCTGCGGAGAATTCTCCACCACCAAGTAGCGGGCGCTCATCTGCGTTCATGCTTGGAAAGTAGAATGCGAAGACGTCGCCGTCTTCAGAAACGTCGGTTCCCTCAGGCCAGTTAGCCGCGTAGAACGATGCCTGACGGTGCATGAAGCACAAACCTGAATCGAGGATTGGCAATCCACCATCTTGGAACTCGGTTGTTGCGATTGATGAGACATCACCGATGCCACCGTTGACGTAGTCCGGGTTGCGCAAGATGTCCCCAACCTTACCCAGGGCCTCAGCGATTTTGGGGTCGTTGAACTTGACCTCGTTGCTCACCCACTGGTCATAGACGTCGCCGCCTGCGGTACGCAGCACCATGTCTTCCAACCAGTCAGTTGCGGGCCAGCCGGTTGCATCACCGGATCCAATTCCAGCACACCATGGCTTGGCACCTTCGGCACCGTGGTCGGTCACGATCTTGTCTGACAGGGCGATGAGCTCATCCCAGGTGGTTGGGACCTCGTAGCCGTTATCCGCAAAGACCCCCGGGGAGTACCAAACAAAGGACTTCACGTTGGCGCCTAGAGGTGCCGCGTAGAATTTACCGTCTACGGTTCCATACCCCTTCCAGGATGGTGAGTAGTACTTATCTACGTTCTCCACGGTCCCTGCGGAAGCTTCAACAATACGGTCCGGGTACTTCTCCACAATGGTCTGCAACAGTCCCGGCTGTGGAATGTAAGCAATATCCGGGGCGTTGTTGGATTCCAACTTCACCAGCAACTGCGCTTCAAATTCCTTGGAGCCCTCATAGTTGATTTTTGCTCCGGTGCAATCCTCAAATGGCTTATATGAATCAATGTGTGGCTGATCCTCAGGGGTCACAATCGAGGTATAGACCGAGACTTCTTTACCGCTCAGATCTCCATAAACATCAAATGCCGCACAGTCGGTGTTCGCTTCGCCTGTTTCACCGGGTGTATCACTCGGCGAGGTTGTGTTCTCTCCTCCGCCTCCCCCGCCACAGGCGGCAAGGGTCATAGCAACCGCTATCCCGGCTGCGGCTAGCGCAAACGGACGGCGCACTGGTTTCATACTCATTTGGTGTCCTCACATATTCGACATTGAACATTAGACAGGGCACTAGAAAAAGTGCCTACCCTTTAAATGCAAGCGCTTACATTCACTTTCCGCAACCAGAGAGGCACGCTTTGAGCATAACGATTGAGCAACACTCCGCGCAGCAATTCTTTTGCATTGTGCGTTTCAGCACGTTAAACGCATAATTTCAGCGGCAGTATCAGGTAATCGCGAGAGTCTTCCGACAGTAACAATTTGATAACGTCGGACCTTAAGCTTACATATTTGCTACAAAACAGGTGGCCCCGTTGAGATCCGCGGAATGAGCGTCAGGTCCCCAAGGACCTCCCCAGCGGTTTCTTGTCCGGCCAAGTGGCTAAGCAGGCACCGGGCCGCCGCCTCGCCCTGGGCTACCGGGTCTTGCGCAATCGTGGTGACACCTAACAGCTCACCGGTCTCGGTTCCATCCACGCCCACAACCGATATATCTTGCCCCGGGATCAGACCGCGGTGCCGAATCTCCTCAAAGGCACCGATCGCCATGTCATCGGAGGAGCAAAAGATTGCGGTTAGTTCTGGGGCTCGATCTAGTAAATCCGCAGTTGCCTGGCGCCCCATCGCCCGCTTGAAATCTCCGTTGGCACACCAGGAATTCCGGGGCTCAAGCCCAATATCTTCGAGCGCCCGGCGCCACGCATCGCGCCGCACCCGCGGCGGCGACCAGGACAGGGCCTTCTCGATCCTCCCGCTCAGGTGACCTATGTTTCTGTGCCCAAGTCCAATCAGGTGGTCCATTGCCAGCCGCGCAACTAAGGCATCGTCAACTCGCACCGTCAGGTGCTTAGTATGACCCGTGCCCACAAACACCAATGGCACACCGAGGCTTTCCAAATCCTGAACTTCGCTTGCCCTGAGTGGGAGCCCCAGCACGAGGACAGCATCAACCCGGCGCCGCAGCACATTGAGGTCGAGGCGGGGGCGCTGCTGGGTATCCGTCTCCCAAAAGGTATATAGCAGCGCGTCCATACCGCTTGCCCGCAGCGTGCGTTCCGCACCCTCGATCACGTTACTAAAAAACCAGCGGTTGACCCACGGAGTCAAGATCCCAACGGTGCGGGTGAGCCCCGTGGCGAGCGTCGTAGCAAACGGCGAGGTGACATAGCCAAGCTCGGCGGCGATCTTGCGGATCCGCTGTTTGGTCTCGGGTTTGACGCTCTCGAGGTCCCTCAGGGCACGCGAAACCGTTGCCGTTGAGACCCCGGCCAGCTTTGCTACATCCTCGAGCGACTGCTTCATGAGGTCACATTCTGTACCACAAACCGACCCGCCACCAAATTTAGGCGCCCGGCCACGAATGGTTAGTTGCTACGCAGACTCGCCAAAATTGGCTCTAATCCATCGTCGCCAATGCCGTAAGTAACCTCATTTGCGGCGGCCACAACTGCGGCATCGGAGTTGCCCATGGCAACCCCGCGGTGCGCCCACGCGAGCATTTCAATGTCGTTCTCGGCGTCGCCCACGGCCACCGTTTCCTGCTTCAAAACGCCGAGCTTCTTGCGCAGGCGTTCGAGTGCATACGCCTTGGTCATACCCTCAGGGGCCAGGTCCATCCAGTGCACGTCAGCAACCGAATAGTAGGTGTCCCGCAGACCCAATTTTGCTACGGCCGCGCTAAACTCTTTGGCTGCGTGATCGGCTCGCGCCACCACGACCCGGGTCGTTTGCATTTGCTGCAGCTCCGCGAGCGAGTGGACCGTGTGCTCACCGGACAGTTTGGAGTTCCCAAAGTCCTCGTTGATGTAATAACCTCGGCCAATGTTTTCCAACCCAATTACCGCGTCGGGCATGTACTGGGCAAGCGCCGTGACCGCATCTCTCGCGGAAAAAAGGACCGAATGCTCAATCTGATACCCGCCGGGCAGCTGCTGATCAAGTTGGATGGTAACGGATCCGTTTGACCCAACCGCCCAGCCCTGACTGATTTTTAGTTCTTCTAGGACTGGCAGCAAGGCCACCAGTGGCCGCCCCGTGCTCAGCACAACGTGGTGGCCATCGCGGGAGAGCTGGGTGATGTGCTCCCGGACCGCTTCTGAAATGAATCCGTCCGCGGTCATGATGGTGCCGTCGATATCGAGGCCCACCAACTTGGTCGCGGTCCGCGCATTCGCAACGCTTAGCGCGGGCGCATCAAGCCTTGATTGGGAAAAGCCACTTGACGCCTGCAAATTCACGCGATTGGTTCCAATACCTCAAGTCCGCCAAGGTAAGGCTGCAGCCCCTTTGGTACCCGAACCGAGCCATCGGCCTGCTGGTGGTTTTCAAGGATGGCCACAATCCACCGGGTGGTTGCGAGGGTTCCGTTTAGGGTCGCAACCGTGCGGGTCTCGTTCTTGCCATCGACCTGCACCCGCTCGCGGACATTGAGGCGGCGCGCTTGGTAGGTGGTGCAGTTAGAAGTTGAGGTTAGCTCTAGGTAGCGCTCCTGCGTAGGCAGCCATGCTTCACAGTCGAACTTGCGCGCCGCGGAGCTACCGAGGTCACCCGCAGCGGTGTCGATAATACGGTACGGCAGCTCGCACAGCTGAAGCATTTTCTCTTCCAACCCAAGCAAGCGCTCGTGCTCGGCGGCGGCGTCTTCAATCTTGCAGTAGGAGAACATCTCGACCTTGTGGAACTGGTGCACCCGGATAATTCCGCGCACATCACGGCCGTGACTTCCGGCCTCACGGCGGTAGCAAGCGCTCCAACCTGCATAACGCTTGGGGCCGTTCTCCAGGTCGAGGATCTCATCGCTGTGGTAACCGGCTAAGGCAACCTCAGACGTGCCAACCAAGTACTGGTCATCGGCCTCGAGGTAGTAGATCTCGTCAGAGTGCTCACCCAAAAACCCGGTACCACGCATGATGTTTGGGTTCACTATAGTTGGGGTGATCATCGGTGTGAACCCCGCAACTAGCCCCTGATCCACGGCAGCATTGAGCAACGCCAGTTCAAGGCGCGCACCAATGCCGGTCAAGAAGTAGAAACGGGAACCGGAAACCTTGGCGCCACGCTCGGTGTCGATCGCACCCAACTTCTCACCAATTGCCAGGTGATCAAGGGGCTCAAAGCCCTCCGCGGCGAAGTCGCGTGCCTGACCCTCGTGGCGCAAAACAATGTAGTCTTCCTCGCCGCCGGATGGGGCATCGGAAATAATGTTTGCAATCTTGTACATCAGGGTTTCGAGCGTGGCGGCGGCTTCATCAGCGTCCGCCTGCAGACGCTTCACATCGGCGGCGAGCGTCTTGGTTTGCTCGAGGAGCGCGGTCCGCTCATCCCCCTTGGCCTTGGCAACATCCTTACCAATAGACTTTTGCCGGGCTCGCAGGTTCTCAAACTCGAGCAGCGAGGCACGCCGCGCACTATCGGCCGCAATAATAGCGTCCACAATTGCTGGGTCTTCCCCACGGGCAATCTGGCTTTGACGGACAATTTCCGGGTTCTCTCGCACCACGCGTAGATCAATCACACCCTAAGGTTACCGAGTCCAAGCCACTTTTGGGTAAATGCCGTTACCGTTAGCGTATGGGAATTGAGATTTGGGTCCTGATCGTATCGGTTGCTGTCCTGCTGTGCACGGTCGCGCTGGTGATACCGGTCGTGTGGGCGCTGCGCAATCTACAGCGTGAAACCGCGGCCCAAGAAGGCGCCACAGCAGGTGGGCCCGTTGAAGATACCGACGCCCCGGCGCCCCAGGTGCCGCTCATTGCGTTCATTGCCAATCCCAGCAAGCTCGGCGTGGCCACACTCAAACCTGCCCTGCTCACCCGCTGCCAAGCCGAGGGCCTAGCGGAACCGCTGTGGTTAGAAACCACCATCGAAGATCCCGGCACCGGCCAGGCCAAACAAGCCCTCGCATCGGGCGCGCAGTTAGTGGTTGCCCTCGGTGGGGACGGTACGGTCCGCGCGGTCGCCCGGGCCTTGGTTAACAGTGAGGTCCCAATGGGAATCTTGCCTATGGGAACCGGCAACCTGTTGGCGCGCAACCTAGACATTTCCATCAGCGACCGCGAAGAAGCATTCGAGGTTCTCCTGAACGGTGTAGACCGCCCAATCGATGTGGGCTGGCTCCAGGCCATTGAACCCGACGCGTCTGAGGTCGAGCGGTTGGAGAAGATTGTCCAAACCACCAAATACGCAAGTGTCCGCAACAAGGCCCTAGGCCGGTTAGAAATTTCCGAGCACGCCCCGGCTGACACCGAGCAGCACCTCTTCCTAGTCATCTCCGGGGTGGGGTTTGACGCCGCCATGATTGCGGAGGCGGATGCCGCGCTCAAGGCCAAGGTCGGTTGGATTGCGTACTTCTTAGCCGGTGCCCGCCACCTGCACGGACCGCGTATAGAAGCGCACATCACCCTTGATTCCTCCCGCCATTTCACCACCAAACTACGCACCCTTATGGTTGGCAACTGCGGCCGGCTTCCCGGGGGCATCACCCTGATTCCAGACGCGGTTATTGATGACGGCATTCATGACATTGCCGCGATTGACACCCGCGGTGGCATAGCCGGCTGGGTCCAGCTCTTTGGCGAGGTCATGATGCAGGGCTTTGGCATGCATAATGACCTCACGGCAAAGGTTGGCCGCATTGACCACACCCAAGCCAAGACCACCACAATCACCATTACCGGCGGGGCCCAAGCACAGGTGGACGGCGATGTTATTGGGCGGGCCAAGAAGATCCAAACTTGGGTTGAGCCACTTGCGCTGATTGTGCGGGCCCCCATTCCGCGGCTAGATCTGAAATAGGCACGGCTCTGAAATAGGCGCAAATCTAGCTCATCCGTGACCAAAGTTTGTCGCGCAGGGTAGTTCTTGCGGATTTCCTGTGCCGTGAGGCCCAAAAGCAGCAGGTCTCTCAAGACCATCTACTAGGCTGGGAACGTGCCAGCCCCAAACACCTCCACCGCCGTTTTCCCCGCAACCGCATCCATACGTAGGCCTTGGCGTAGCCTGCTCCGCCGTGCCGTGCTCATTCGGATGCTGGCGGTCTTGAGTGTCGTTGCCGTGGGCGGATTTTGGGCGGTTCCGGCATCCGCCTTGTCGCCGGCAACTATCGTTGCCACAGAGGGTGACACCACCCCCGATTTCGATCATCACGTGGTTGTCATTGGCACCGGCGGGCTGCGCTGGACCGACATGGATCAGGTTCCGGCCATAGCCAACTTCGCTTCCGTTTCCGCCGTGGGTTCGCTCGTGGTGCGCAATGTCCGCAGTTCCACCTGCCCCGCAGACGGCTGGCTCGCGTTTTCTGCTGGTCAACGTGCCGGCGATGCGCTTAACGGAGGCGGCGGGCCCTGCCGCTATCTGCAGGATCCAACCGTGTCTGACATTACGCTTGGGGCGGCTCAGGCAGACGCTCAGGTCCCCAATTGGTCCGACTATGAGGAGGCCGTGGCCTCCCAGAAGTACAACGCCACACTGGGTAATTTTGGCCAGGTGTTGGCTGATTCCGGGGTTTCTACCGCTGCGGTTGGTCCCGGGGCTGCTATTGCGCTTGCCGATGCCTCAGGTACGGTTCAGGGGAATTTCTACCCCCGTCCCGCTGCAGCTTTGGAATTCAATGCCCAAGTTCGTCAGGCCATCACCGGTCATACCGGGGACAAACGCCTGACGGTTATTGATCCGGGGTACTTGCGGATTGCGCCGTCTGCTGACCCAGCCGAACCGGCCATCGCCGCGCGCCTATCCGAGATCGATAGCCGCGTCGAGGGCGCACTGCGTGCCATTTATGCTCAGGACCCCGGACTCACCCACACCACCATTGTGCTGGCGTCCCTGTCCGATCCGGTCGGTTCCCCACGGCTGTCAATCTTGGCGATGGCCGGCGATCAGGTCAGCGGAAACTTCTTGACCTCACCGTCGACTAAACAGTCCGGGTTCAACCAGGCGACCGACCTACCCACCACCGTGTTTTCGCTCCTTGGCATTTCCGACTTGGCTAACCGTTCGATCTTTGTTGGGTCGGTTATTACCCCGCAGTACGTAGCCATGTCAGCCGCTGAGCGCATTGCTACCCTCGTCGATTTCGAGGACCACACGTTAGCAACACGGCCCCTAGTCGAACGATTTTTCCTGTTGTACTCTGCGGTCAATATCTTGTTGTTCTTGGCCGTTGCGTACATCTTCTCGGGTCGGTTCTTGCGCCGCATTACGCGGGCCGGTACCTGGATTGCCAAGAACTCTCGGGCACTCATCACGGCCTGCCAAATTGCCGGAATTGCAATCGCTTCTATGCCCGTTGCGTCTCTCTTGGCTAACACCGTGCCATGGTGGCGCGCTGGGGCCCCAACAATGACGCTCATTGGCCTTTCCGTAGCGATCATCGCGGCAATCACCACGCTCGCGCTGCTACCAGTGTGGCGCGGGTGGCGGTTTGGCCCCATCGCAGTAGTAGCCGGCATAACCGCGATTGTCTTGGCAATCGACATTGCAACCGGTGCCCGCATGCAACTGAGTGCCCTCATGGGTGTGCAGCCCATGGTCGGCGGCCGATTCTACGGGTTCAATAACCAAGCCTTCGCCCTATTCGCCACGGCCTCGGTTCTGCTCGCAGGGGCCGTAGCTAACGGCCTTGTCTCACGCGGAAAACGCAAGACCGCCGCCCTAGCCGTGGCAGTCATCGGAAGTCTTGCAACACTCTTAAATGGGTTGCCCACCATGGGGGCAGACTTCGGTGGACCACCCGCACTCGTCCCAGCGTTTGCGCTGCTCACCCTGTGGGCTGCGGGTATCAAACTCAACATCAAGAGGGTCTTGCTCGTGTTAGGATCGGGAGTGGTTGTAGTTTCCTCCTTTGCCGTAATCGATTGGCTGCGACCCGCGGACAAGCGAACCCACCTGGGTCGTTTTGTTGACACCGTCTTGGACGGTGGGCTCTTCGAAGTTGTGGGCCGTAAGATCGGCGCAAACCTCAGCACATTCACCAACCCCTTGACACTCGTAGCCATCACCGCGATCCTGCTCTTGGTGATCGTGATGGGCCGCCCAGTGCGCCTAGCGGCCAAGCAACCAAACACGCTTGCGCCCTACCACTGGCTCACCAACGGTGTTCCACTCAAACAGATTGCGACAGACACCCCCATGTTCCTGCCGACCACCTACGCCGTATACGTCGCGCTGCTCATTGGCACCTTGGTCAATGACTCGGGGGTAGTTATTGCCGCGGTGGGACTTGGACTCCTCGTGCCACTGCTGATCGCAACGTATGCTCGGTGGATCTTGGGTATTACCCGGCACATCCCTGATGCCTCTGAACCAACAACCACTTCAACTCCAGAACTCGCTTAGGTACCAACTATGGATTCTCCTTTTGACTCAGACGAACTGCGTGAACTCATGGCGCAGTACGGCGCCGTTCATAAACCCGGCATGACGGATAAGCTCCTCAAAGATATGGCTCCGCTATTTACGGCACAAGGCATAGATTTGGATAACCTGGGACCGGAGGTCGGGATTGAAGAACTTAATCAGGTACTTGCGCAGGCCACTGAACAGTACAACTTTAGTTTGTTCAACCCCGAAACCCAGCACAGAGAACTCGCCTTACGGGTACTACGTAGTTACAGCATTCTGTTGGCTAACTCCGATGCAGATCAGGCTCAGCAACTTTTTAGTTCCATTAGACCCGAGGAAACTGGGACCACTCCCGCGGCTTCACATGTCATAGGGGTTGCTTTGGGGTTGGTGGACAGCTGGTTCACCGATCCCACCCAGCAAAAACATTTGGCCCGAACCAAACTTTCCCGCACAGCGGGACGCCCCGCTCTTGCCACCGGGGGAGATATTCTTGCCCTTGCCCGCAAAGGTAGAGCCTACGATTCACTGCAAAGTCTAACTGTGAATCACGGTGGTTTACTGGTTTGTGCCGGTGCCATGCTCGTGGTGGCCGCCGCAGTGCAGATGACGGCCAAGCATGCCGGGATCACGGTTCAAGATGCTGCCACGCAGTTGCTGACTGCAACAGACATGCCGCTGTCACAAATGCAGCAGGCACAACAGGAACAACGCCACCATGATGATGGCTCTTCCTTCCGGAAAAGTTCTGGGGGGTCGCTGACTCACGAGGATCACCGGTGGACGGCCAAGTTTAAGGCCTGGTTAACGCGGCAACCAGAGATCTCGGCGCCGTCTGTAGCTGAGGAAGTTGCCATGTTTGAGTTTGGACTGGGGCTAGTCCGGGGCGCTAATCTGGACCCGCACAACATCCTACACATGCTCAAAGTGGTCGCTATTTATCACACCGTTGAACCAGAAGCATCCCGGGGCCCCTTGTTTGCTACGTTGCAGGACTATGCCGAGTTCCGCGCGGACACCGCCACCTCAAAAAAGGACACCAAGAACTGGTTAGTATTTTTTGAGGTGGTTGATGAAGAGCTTGGAGCGCTGGTAGAAGAGCTAGGGCTCCTTCCAGACCTAGACATTGGCCTTGACCTCTCGGGAGAGTTGCTAGAGATCTTACAAGCGGCAGCCGAAGTTCCCGACTCCCAGGTTGTCCCCGCACTGCGACAAACCCGTGCCATCTCAGCAATCAATGTGCTGCTGGATTGGATTGGCCCACACAAGCCGGTCACGCAAACCGGTGCGCTACGCCGCGCTGAGATTTCGACTATCGCCGCCATGCTTGGTATCTCAGCGGTCGGAGTAGCCAAAGCCCCCACCTTTGATCCGGAGCATTGGCGCGCGGAACAGCAAGGAACGCGCCCTCGCCACGTAACTTCCATGTGGGATTTAGGGGAAGTAGCGATCTGGTGGGAAGCCCTTTTGGTAAGTGAAATCATCGAAGTAACTACGACAAAGGTGACACCTGGACCTCAGGCCGATCAGTGGCGCACCAATCCGGAGCGCCCGTACCTTGAAGTCTTTTTGGCCATGATTCTGGCCCAAGAGCTGATAGAACTTGTAGATCCGGTTGATCTGGAAGAGGCATTTGAAACCGGGACGCTGCCCTTTGGCTTTGAAGCACTGACAGTGATTACTACACATCTGCAGCAGTGTTTACAAAGCGCCAAGGAAGTGACCGTGGAAGTGCCCACCACCGGTCGTTTTAATCCCGCAGCAACTATGGTTGCTGAGGTGCTCAGCCGGCTTCATCTTCTGGGCCTGGTCCAATTCGACTCACAAACCTTCATCCTCCAAGTCCCCCTTGAATTACGTGGAGCCGTGGGCGCCGGGCTCTTCATGTTTGGACAGTCTTGGGCAAAGCAAATAAATCTTGGCTAGTTGCAGGCAATCTATGAAGGCTACCACCGCAGTTCCTTGTTAGTCTGGGAAGCAGTGGCAGGTACCAGCTTGGCCTGCTGTTGTCCAAAGACTGTGGTTGTTCAAGGAGGAACTTTCATGAGCGTTATTAGCGTCGGAACCGAAAACTCCCAAGCCATCAAGCTGCATTACTTCGACATGGGTACCGGAGCGCCCGTTGTGCTGATTCACGGTTATCCGCTGGACGGCAGCAGTTGGGAGAAGCAGTCGGAGGAACTCATCAGCGCGGGGTACCGGGTGATCACCTATGACCGGCGCGGGTTTGGTAGGTCGTCAAAGACCACCGGCGGGTATGACTACAACACCTTCGCCCATGACCTCAAGGTGCTGCTGGACGCCCTTGACCTGCAAGCAGTCACGCTCGTGGGGTTCTCCATGGGCACCGGAGAGATCGCCCGGTATCTCAACCTCTATGGCAGCGAGCGCATTGCCAAGGCCGTCTTCTTGGGCAGCCTTGAACCGTTTCTGCTGAAAACGGATGAGAACCCGGGCGGTGCAGTTGATATGGACTTCATTGAAGGGTTCTCCGCATCCGTACGCAGCGACCGGTATGCCCACTTCACCGGGTTCTTTGATGCATTTTTCAACACCGATCAGTTCTTGGGCAACCGCCTGAGCCAAGAGGCCCTAGACCACCACAAGATCTTGGCCGGCCAATCCGGGGCACGAGCAAGCGCGCTGGCCCCATTTACGTGGGTTGAGGACTTCCGCCCAGACCTTGCAGCCATCACCGTGCCAGCCTTGATTGTGCACGGGACCGCTGACAACATTTTGCCCATCGAGGCTACCGGACGCCGCTTTGCTGCTGCCCTACCAGATGCCAAATACCTTGAGATTGAGGACGCACCCCACGGCATGCTGTGGACGCACGCGGACGAGATCAACACCGCGCTGCTGGACTTCTTAGGCTCCTAAGCCCTTACCGCCGGTACGAGCGGGTCACCGGGTGACCCGCTCGTAAACCGCAAGCAGTTCCGCACCGTGATCCCCGTGCGCTAGGGGCCGATCATCGGCGCATACGGCCGCACTCATTTCTGACACCTTGGAATCGCTGCCTGCCAGCCGGGCCAACACCGCCCCCAGATCCTGGGGACTTGGCGAGTCAGCAACCAAGAAGCCACCGGTTGGTAACCCCTCGGTCAGGTCCGGGTCGCTGACCACAATTGGCAGCCCCGTTGCCAGGGCCTCAAGGATCACCATCGGTTGGTTATCAAAGTCGTATGAAGAGGATACAAACACGTGGTGGTCAGCCATGGCGTCGAGTACCTCATGCTGGGGCACGCTCCCGCGCAGGTGCACGCGGTGTCCCACACCCAAGCGTGAGATTAGCGCGCGCACCTTACCCATGGCAAGGCCGTCTCCGTACATGCTTGCGTGGACCGATTCCCCGGCCGCGGCTACGGCCCGGACAAAGGCATCGGGACGCTTTTCCGGCGAGACCCGGCCGCACCACATCACCTGGAGCGGCTCCCCCGCCGTGTGCTTACGCACGTGGGGCTCGCCCACGTACTGCAAAACCGAGTCTTCCAGCCCATTGGACAAGACAGCAACCGGTGCGGTCACGCCCTGCCGCACCAGCTTTTGTGCAAAGTGAGCAGACGGCACAATGACCTCATCAGCAGCGTTGGCCTGGTTGATCATGAGCCGCCACATCCTCCGGGCCACGGCCGTATGCATGTAGGGCGCGGAAAGGTCTGTGGGAATAGCGACGTGGGGCAGGTGGCGCTTGTGGAGCCCCGCAAGCAAGATGGTGGTCAGTTGCGGCACCGGCAACACCTTGGCCGTGTACACGTCGACGCGTCCGTGCATGGTCTGGACCAGTGGGATGTCCAAAGCATGGGCAGCCTTGATCCCGGCCAGCGCCGCAAACATTTCCGAGTGCACGTGCACCACATCCACCCTGTCCTTGGCTAACCGCGTGGTCAGGGCATCAATCGCCGCTTGGGGTGACCAGGTGAATGGAAAACCATCGGGTTTAAACACGGAAGAAGTGGGGAGTCCTACCACGTCCGGATCCTGCAACGGTTCATGCAGGGGGCAATAAACTGTGGTTTGATGACCTAGTTGTTTGAGACGTTCCTTTGCGGCTTTGATTGCTGTTTGTACTCCACCGAGTGTAGGCAGGTAATAATCGGTGACCATCGCAATGTGCATGGGTTCACTATAGGAGTTAGCACAGGAGCATGATTGATTTATCCAGACCCAGCGGGGGTTACCGCTACCCATGAAGCTACGTAATACTCC
It encodes the following:
- a CDS encoding sugar ABC transporter permease; the protein is MDWLLNANTTSEKFLVMFAAIALFVLVMGAVLLFVEKLPRAPRWVLVAAFLGPALLGLAFGLVYPALSTVKASFYNGDGSKFVGMENYATAFTQGEFQQVLFNTIAWTLFVPLVSTGVGLTYAVLVDKSRIEKFAKTLMFLPMSISMVGAGIIWKFMYEYRAIIEGVPADKQPAQIGLLNQVLIWMGLEPQQFLLNGPWNNMFLMVVMIWIQSGFAMTILSAAIKAIPEDTNEAARLDGVGGIKLFWYITIPSVRPALVVVVTTIAMGTLKVFDIVRTMTGGNFGTQVIANEFYTQSFRQFNFGLGAALAVLLFVFIIPLVVYNVFQMRKSEEIR
- a CDS encoding ABC transporter substrate-binding protein, with the protein product MKPVRRPFALAAAGIAVAMTLAACGGGGGGENTTSPSDTPGETGEANTDCAAFDVYGDLSGKEVSVYTSIVTPEDQPHIDSYKPFEDCTGAKINYEGSKEFEAQLLVKLESNNAPDIAYIPQPGLLQTIVEKYPDRIVEASAGTVENVDKYYSPSWKGYGTVDGKFYAAPLGANVKSFVWYSPGVFADNGYEVPTTWDELIALSDKIVTDHGAEGAKPWCAGIGSGDATGWPATDWLEDMVLRTAGGDVYDQWVSNEVKFNDPKIAEALGKVGDILRNPDYVNGGIGDVSSIATTEFQDGGLPILDSGLCFMHRQASFYAANWPEGTDVSEDGDVFAFYFPSMNADERPLLGGGEFSAAFSDRPEVAAFQAYLASPEWNNAKAKATPSGGWVSANSGLDVNNLVSPIDKLSAELLGDTTQEFRFDGSDLMPAAVGAGAFWSEMTAWIAEGKPDQAVLDAIQAAWPSN
- a CDS encoding LacI family DNA-binding transcriptional regulator, which encodes MKQSLEDVAKLAGVSTATVSRALRDLESVKPETKQRIRKIAAELGYVTSPFATTLATGLTRTVGILTPWVNRWFFSNVIEGAERTLRASGMDALLYTFWETDTQQRPRLDLNVLRRRVDAVLVLGLPLRASEVQDLESLGVPLVFVGTGHTKHLTVRVDDALVARLAMDHLIGLGHRNIGHLSGRIEKALSWSPPRVRRDAWRRALEDIGLEPRNSWCANGDFKRAMGRQATADLLDRAPELTAIFCSSDDMAIGAFEEIRHRGLIPGQDISVVGVDGTETGELLGVTTIAQDPVAQGEAAARCLLSHLAGQETAGEVLGDLTLIPRISTGPPVL
- a CDS encoding HAD family hydrolase; its protein translation is MNLQASSGFSQSRLDAPALSVANARTATKLVGLDIDGTIMTADGFISEAVREHITQLSRDGHHVVLSTGRPLVALLPVLEELKISQGWAVGSNGSVTIQLDQQLPGGYQIEHSVLFSARDAVTALAQYMPDAVIGLENIGRGYYINEDFGNSKLSGEHTVHSLAELQQMQTTRVVVARADHAAKEFSAAVAKLGLRDTYYSVADVHWMDLAPEGMTKAYALERLRKKLGVLKQETVAVGDAENDIEMLAWAHRGVAMGNSDAAVVAAANEVTYGIGDDGLEPILASLRSN
- the serS gene encoding serine--tRNA ligase; amino-acid sequence: MIDLRVVRENPEIVRQSQIARGEDPAIVDAIIAADSARRASLLEFENLRARQKSIGKDVAKAKGDERTALLEQTKTLAADVKRLQADADEAAATLETLMYKIANIISDAPSGGEEDYIVLRHEGQARDFAAEGFEPLDHLAIGEKLGAIDTERGAKVSGSRFYFLTGIGARLELALLNAAVDQGLVAGFTPMITPTIVNPNIMRGTGFLGEHSDEIYYLEADDQYLVGTSEVALAGYHSDEILDLENGPKRYAGWSACYRREAGSHGRDVRGIIRVHQFHKVEMFSYCKIEDAAAEHERLLGLEEKMLQLCELPYRIIDTAAGDLGSSAARKFDCEAWLPTQERYLELTSTSNCTTYQARRLNVRERVQVDGKNETRTVATLNGTLATTRWIVAILENHQQADGSVRVPKGLQPYLGGLEVLEPIA